In Alkalicoccobacillus plakortidis, the genomic stretch CCTTGAGTTTGATCAAACAAATGTAAATAATATTGCTCTGTTTTCTCATCCCATTTCCACGCTGATCCGCCGAACTTTGAGAGCCAGTTTGTTGGAGCTTGTCCATCAACTGCATCCTTCCAAATATAGAAATCACGGTACTGATTATCCTTAGAGGAAGATGCCTGTTTAAACCACTCATGCTCTGTAGAAGAATGATTCACAACCAGATCCATAATGAGCTTCATGCCTCTATGATGTGTTTCATCTAGAAGCTCCTGAAAATCATCCATCGTGCCATATTCGTCATGAATATTGTAGTAATCACTAATATCATAGCCATTATCACGCTGAGGTGACGAATAAACGGGAGTAAGCCAAATTACATCTACTCCTAGCTTTTTAAGGTAATCCAACTTCTGAATAATACCTTGAATATCTCCCACACCATTACCTGTTGTATCATTAAAGCTTTTTGGATAAATCTGATACACAACCGACTTTCTCCACCATTCATTCATTTATAAGCACCCTTTCAAGTAGGAAAGCCGCCTTTGCAGAGGAATTCTGCTAAGCGGCTCTTTGAAGTTTTTAATTATCTGTCTTGGAAATCTTTTTGGAAACGAGAAGCGATGATAGTAGCTACAACTGGAATGACGATTGCAATAACCATCCCGATGGCGAAGTTGATATAATCAGGTCGCTCACCAACAATTGAGACGATACCTGGTAAACCACCAACACCAACTGTAGCAACAATTCCATTCACAGCGACCCATGCACCAGCAATCGACGCACCAATTATGGCACAGATGAAAGGGAAACGATAACGCAGGTTAACCCCAAATAGTGCTGGCTCCGTGATACCTAGATAAGCTGAGATAGAAGAAGTAAGGGAAAGACCTTTCATCTTCTGATTTTTAAGAATGAAATACATCGCTAGTGCAGCAGAACCTTGTGCCACATTAGACATAACGAGTATCGGCCATAGGAATGTTCCACCTTGACTAGCTATCAACTGAAAATCTACAGCCAAGAATGTGTGGTGCATACCTGTTATAACAAGTGGTGCATAGAACAAACCATAAACCGCTCCACCAACAATTGCAAATTGATCAAATAAGGAAACAAATACTCCAGTAATGCTGTTACCTAACGCAAATGTTACTGGACCAATTAGGATAAAAGCAAGGAAACCTGTAATTAGTAGTGCTACTGGAGCAACCACTAAAAGTTGGAACGAATCCGGTGTAATCTTTTTCATGAAGTTTTCTATTTTAGCTAACACATAAGATGCGAGTAACACTGGTAAAACCTGACCCTGATAACCCATTGCAGCTATATCAAAGCCAAACAAATTCCAAAATGGAAGTGTTCCGTCTTCAACAGCACCTGCATAATCATTCGCATTTAAAAGGCCTGGATGACAAAGTATTAAACCAAGAACAATCCCAAGAAGCGGACTGCCTCCAAACTTCCTAACTGCTGACCAACCAATCAAAGCCGGTAAGAAGACAAAGGCTGTACTTGCAATCGTATTTATAATTTCTGCAAGACCTGCCCATTGTGGGTACATATCAATAATTGGCTGATCTGTAAAAATTGCATTTGTTAAAACGTTGTTTAAACCTAGTAGTAAACCTGCTGTAATAATTGCCGGTAAAATAGGAATGAAAATGTCTGATAACCCTTTTACAGCTTTTTGTAACGGATTCATTTTCTTTGTAGATTCTTCTTTAGTCTCTTCTTTTGAGGACTCAGAAATGCCTGCCTCTGAAATAAACTCCGCATACACCTTATCTACTAGTCCTTGACCAAGAATGACTTGGAACTGATTATTAGCTGAGAACGAACCTTTGACTGGATCAATGTTCTCGAGTGTTTCTTTATCAACCTTACTTTCATCATGCAGCACAAGTCGTAATCTTGTGACACAATGTGTAGCTGAAGAGATATTCTCTTTTCCACCAATGGCTTCAAGAATCTCCTTCGCTGTCTTACGATTATCACTCATTGTTATTCCCCCCTGTGAATGTTTTTAGTTCATTTACTTATATTCATTGAGCACACGTAACATGTATATACAAATGATTACGTTTTCATCATAACTTGTATATACAAATTAGTCAACTATAAAACTTAGAATTCGACATAATTTGCGAGTTGATGATTATATAATCTGCTATCTATACCCCTACCCACTGGTATTGAACCCAAAATATTTGGTTAAAAAAATAATGCAATGAGCACCTAAGTCGTGGTCATTGCATATTTTGGGCAGTTTTGTATAGTTACTCTGACTCTGAGACTTTAGTCTTCGGAGCTATTTTTTTTGAATTTTTAGGTTACTTCTCTGATTTCCTTTATTTATGAGAGTCAATCGGAACGATTAACGTTTCTTTATAAAGTTGATCTTGATCACTCCAAGTAAATAAAACTTCTATGGAATCTTTTTTCTTAGAAACTGGGTAATTTGTGAAGTCAGTCAGAATCTCATCTGAATGTAGGACTTCTTTAGTATCCTTAAAAAAACCTGTAGCTTTTTGATAGCCATAATCTGCTACAGAACCACCTTCAAAAGTAATCATAGTCATCACATCATATTTTGTACCCTTTTTATTTTTAGTTGTGATAGTGAAATTCGAACAATTATCCTCGCACTTAGTCATATTTTTATCAATACTGTAATCAGTTTCAAAAAGAGTGATCTCCCAATCTTCAGATTCAACTTTTGCGATTGGTTCAGATGCTTGAACCTGTTGATGATAGACAAACATAAAAAGTAAAGAAAGCATAATAATCATTTTTTTCATTTTTCCTAACCTCCATTTTAATCTGTTCAATTTAGATTCCTCTAGATAAATGGAGATTATTCAGGAATAACGTCCTTTTTAACCACAAAAAAGAGCACCTGGCCTGTTAGATGCTCTTTTTGGCTTGTTACACCAACTCTTGGCTTGTTAGGTCCTCCCTTTGGCTCGTTACACCGACCCCTGGCCTGTTAATCTCTCTCTTTGGCTCGTTACACCAACCCTTGGCCTGTTAGGTCCTCCCTTTGGCTCGTTACACCGACCCCTGGCCTGTTAATCTCTCTCTTTGGCTCGTTACACCAACCCTTGGCCTGTTAATCCCTCTCTTTGGCTCATTACACCGGCTCCTGGCCTGTTAGTCCCTCCCTTTGGCTTGTTACACCAACTCTTGGCTTGTTAGGTCCTCCCTTTGGCTCGTTACACCAACCCTCGGCCTGTTAATCCCTCTCTTTGGCTCGTTAACTCCGCATCATCGGCCTAACACAAATATCCTACTTACTGTCAATTCACCGCTCGTCTTTCCATCAGATTTAATCCAACTCCCATACAGATCGCTCCCATAAAAAACAGGATTGAGGCGGGCAATAAGTATTGTTCTGCACTCCAATTATAAAGCGTTGCTCCTTTTAACATTTCCATGCCATAGGTAATTGGACTGATTTGGGAGAGGATTAGAATTGCTTTTGAAGATACGATTTCAATTGGCCAAAATGCTCCGCCAAGCATTGCAAAACTTGTGGCAACAAAAGGGATGATCGCATCTAACTGCCTCATTGAGGTGATAATTCCACTAACTAATACGCCAAAGGATACTAATGCAAAGATATAAGGTATAACTACAATTAGACTCATCAATAGGCCACCTTGAAAATCAAATTGAAAGACGGTAGCGAATAAGATAAAGATAATGATTATTTGCAAATAGCCTATTAAAAAGCTATAGATGAGATTACCTAAATAGATACTTGTTTTTGAAGCGGGTGATAGGATTAAACGATCCCAGACACCATATTGTTTTTGTTCAATGATCGATGTCACAGAAAATGTGATTGTATAAATAACAAAGAATAGGGTAAAGCCAAACACTGCTTGTAACGATTGATCATATGTCCAATTATTATTATCTTGAACTGAAAATCCTGATGTAGTGATTGGATAGGTTTCAGCGTCCTTACCGATTTCCTCTCTTATCTCTGATGAACTACCTGCCCAAGCTGAAACAGCTTCGTTAATAAATCGTTCTTTTTCATAATAAGAATTAACTGTTGATTCGACGATATCTTTAGCAAAGGATTCTCTTGCTATTAGCAGATCATATCGATTAGATTGCAATTGAACAGCAGCTTCAGCAGATTGCCTGTTTAATATGTCTTGTACGCCTTCTTGATTTACGGAATAAAATTCAATTGATTTTTCTTGATTTAAGATGTCGATCGCATCATCGACTTCCGTTTGACTTAATTCATCAGAATATACAGGAATTCGAATAGACGGACTCATATCTGTCTGTCCAATTAACAGTACAAACACAATTGTGAGAGCATACATGGCAATGAGTGCCCACGGGTTTCTTACGGCCTCTCTTATTAATCCCCAAAGGATCCCTCTCACTGCTATCCCCTCCTTTTCGGAAACAAAATGATCGCTAGTGCTACAAGAATCAAACTATAGCTACATAAAATGGCAATACTCGGCAGGATGGACTTAATGTCTCCTCCTTGAAATGCCTGAAAGTACGCGGTCATTGTTGTCCCATTTGGTGTAAACTCGCCTACCTTGCTAATGAGTGGAGCTAATGCATCCGTCTGAACAAAGCTACCTCCTATAAACGCAAAAATGGTCACTATGATATTTGAGAACAAGCTTGATGCCTTATAAGAGTCAAAGCTAAAGTTCATTGAAGTTAAAAATACTGATAAGCCTCCTACTGTCATACTTACAGCCAATGTAATGACACTAAATAGCAAAAGACTTCCCCAAGTTACATCAAAAGCAAAGTAAGATATAAGAAAAATAATCAATAACTGAAATGCTGCGGTTAGAGTTCCTGTTATCCATTTACTAAGTCCATATATATAAGCAGGAGTACTCGATAAGATCATTCGATCAAACACTTTTGTTCTTTTTTCATCTGTTGCGTATCGTGATACCAATCCTGCTGTATATAAAACAAACATACACGCCATTCCAACCGTTACATAATCGAATATATCAATGAGCCGGCTCTGGTTCTGAATGATTTCATGATCCACTACCTCAGGTTGAAAAGCATACAATCCGTCTATCTCAGCAGCGAAACTTTGCATGCGGATCATTTCATAAAAAGAATAAACAATGTCCTCTACCATTTGTGCATAGGTTGATTTCTCTTCATTTAAATGTAGTATTAATTCTTCTTGACTGCCCTCATTCAGGAAAACAGATCTCCAAATACTCTCTTGATAACCCTCTGGAAATTCAATAATTGCTGCATAGTCCTTTTCTTCAAGTGCTTCAGCTAAAGAACTAGATTTAACAATCGAGATCTGACTTCCTAACGTAGAACCAAAGACTTCCTCCACTAGGATGTCTTTCAGATTAAATTCAGTCGCAAATTGTTCGGCAGATTCGCGTGGAATTCCTTTATTTTCTGCTTCATCTAAAAACCTATTTACTTCTTCTGATTGGGTTTCCGCATTTACAACAGCAATGGTAAATGGTTCAAAACTATTACCTGATTGTGCAAATCCAAGGATGGTTATTAAACCCATTGGCATGATAAATAATAAAATGAGGACTGACTTTTCCTTTAGCAGGTGTTGTAAATCTTTTTTAATTAGAGCCCATAACATAGCTTCACCTCCCTAATCTCTCAGATTCCGACCAGTTAGATGTAAAAAGACATCTTCAAGGGTTGGTGGCTTCGCTTGGATTGCTATCAACTTGACTTTTGCCTCGGTCGCCATAACAATTACCTCATCAAACATATCATCTCGGTTCGTAACAATTGTATACGTAGGATGTTCTACTGATACGGATGAGATATTCGGGTGACTGCGTAACGTGTCCTCTAATTGCTGGCTCATTTTATTAACCTTTATTTCAATGGTCTGCTCTGAACGGAGAATGTCTTTTACCTCATCCTTTGTACCAGCAGCAATCATTGAACCACGGTCCATAATGTAGATGCGGTCACAGACGTATTCCACCTCCTCCATGTAATGACTCGTGTACAAGATCGTCATTTGTTCTTCTTTTTGAAGGCGGCGGACCATTTTTAAAATAAAATTCCGTGACTGTGGGTCAATACCTACAGTTGGTTCATCCATGATGAGAATTTCTGGGTGATGAATTAAGGCAATGGCAATATTTAATCTTCTTTTCATACCACCTGAAAATGTTTTTACTTTATCGCCTTTTCGTTCCTCTAAGCCTACTTCAACTAATAGCTCGTTCACTCTTTTCTTTAATTGTTTGGATGGAATGGCATACATCTTCCCAAAGAATAATAAGTTATCCACCGCCGTAAGCTGTGGGAACAAAGCTAGGTCCTGAGGCACAAGTCCAATAGCTTTTCGTAGCTTTTTCGGATGCTTAATCATATTCTCACCAAGATAAAAGACATTTCCTTCCGATGGCTTAATAAGAGTTGAAATCATTGAAATTGCTGTTGATTTACCCGCTCCATTTGGTCCAAGTAAACCGACTGACTCCCCTTTTTCTAAAAAAAGGTTAACACCCTTTACAGCATCTAATTGCTTATAGCGTTTTGACAAACTCACAACTTCAAGCATAAAATCGCCTCCTTCTCTCTTAATTTAGTGTACGTTAGATCCATTTTTCTAGGTATTCCCAAAAGTCATAAGTTACACGTTGAAGGAATGACTTAAGTCATAAATAAAAAAACACAATAGTCACCTTAAAAGATGACCATTGCGCTTATCTACTCAAACCAAGCTGATGGCGTATCGCAAAGATTGCAAGCTGTGTCCGGTCTCGTGCATCGAGTTTTGTTAATAACTGACTGACATAGTTTTTTACGGTACCCACCGTTAGATAGAGAGCTTGTGATATTTCTTGATTACTTCTGCCTTCCCCAATTAACCGTAGAATCGAAATCTCACGCTCTGTTAAATCAATTGAAATGTCATTTTCTACTTTAGACTTCAGTAATTTCGGAACAACGGAAGCGGCAACCTGTTCGTCAAGACTCATTCCTCCCCGCATGGCGCTGTGTATGGAGTTTATAAGTTTTTCGCTATCTGCATCTTTTAGTAAATAACCAACTGCACCTAATTTTAGAGCCTCTAAGGCATAATCATCATCCGAAAACGTGGTAAGAATTAAAATCCTGGCATTTGCGTCTATTTCTCTAATTTTTTTTGTTGCCTCGAGTCCTGTCATCACTGGCATACGAATATCCATTAGTACGAGATCTATCCGATGATTTTTATAGGCTTCTATGGCTTCTTGACCATTTGTTGCCTCAACAACCACTTCTAAGTTTGAATCTGTTTCAATCATCATTTTTAACCCTTGACGAACTAGTACCTGGTCTTCTACTAATAGAATAGATGCCATCTAACTGCCCTCCATATCCCTTTTTATAATAGGAAATACTCCTTTGATCACAAAATGGTCACCATGAACTCCCGAATCAAATCGTCCATCTAGATTAGTAAATCGATTACGAAGATTACGTAATCCAAACCCTTCTCCCTGCGGCGGTTGATGAAGTCGATTAGACATCCTCATGGCATAACTATGTTCACCAAGTACTTCTAACGTGACGTCCACTTCTCGTGAATACGCATGACGCATCGCATTTGTTAAGCCCTCTTGAATAAAACGATACACAGCCACGCTTTGGTCATCATCTAACACAATGGACATCGCACCGGGTTTTGTCACCATTTGAATACGAACATGACTTTCTGCTTCTAATTTGCGGATAAGATGAATAACGGCTTCTAGTCCTTTTACAGAGTCTTTCTGTAAAGCTTGTACAGAATCACGCATCTCTTGCAAACTATTTCGTGCTAGATCCTTTGTTTGCTTAAGCAATTTTTGCTGTTCTGGCATTGAATCCAGCTGCATCTCTACGACCTGAAGCTGCATCATTAATGCCGTTAATTGATGACCCACAGAATCATGTAAATCTCGTGCGATTCGATTTCTCTCCTTAGAAGCAGTGCTTAATTCCTGCTCTCTAAGTTGTCGGTTTAATGTTCGATATTCAATTAGATACGATTGCTTTTCTTGTATATATTGCTCATTGGAGAGCGTCAATTTTTTTATAGAAAAAAGTGCAAATACTAGTATGATATAGTATGAAATCAACAACATTGCTAAAGATACCGTTTCAGAAAAGTAAAAGGAATGAACACTAAGAAACAAGCCAATAAGATAGAATGGAATATAGCTTGAGGTTTTATCTTCAAAACTAAAAGCCACTGCAAGAATACTATAAATGAAATATGGAGTAAGCATGCTATCAGATAAAACAATAAAATGAAAGCCACTATACACAAAAGCTAGTACGCTGTAAAAAAGAGAGACAGAGCGCCACAGAGGTCTACTAGTAGCCAATCCAGCAAATAACCCCATTCCAAACCAATACTCATAGGAATAGATGAGGTCAAGCTGTTCAAAACAGCTAAATAGAAATAACACCACTAACGTAATAAAAATATATTTCATTTTACCACCTTTCTGCGACTCCTTTTTAACTATGGATCGTCTACTAAAATAGAGAGGAGCAAATTATGGACGATAACGAACTTGTAGCACGTATTTTAGATGGGGATCAATTGGCTGTTCAGACTCTACATGAACGATATGCCAAGAAATTATTTAATTACATTTATTCACAAACAAATCACTATCATGATTCAGAGGAACTGCTGCAAGACATTTTTTTTAAAGCAGCCTTACACTTGTCTCTCTTTAGGAAACAATCTTCATTTAAAACGTGGATTTTTAAAATTGCACGTAATGCCATTATTGATTATTACAAAAGTGCTTATATTAGAAACCATTTTGTAGAATTCGAGTCGCATAACAGTGAACAACACGAAGCTGCAGATGCCACAGCTATCAGACATGAGCAAGTAAAATTCATTCACCATGCTATTAACGAATTACCTTTATCTTATCGCACTGTCATATACCTGCGCTACATTGAAGATTTTACACTTAAAGAAACAGCTTCTGTTATGGGAAAAACCATTTATTCAATTAAAGCCTTACAAAAACGAGCTCAAAAAATGTTAAAAGATGATATTGGAGTGGAGGTACTTGAAAATGGACAAAGGATCATCTAAACGACCGTACATTGAGATGTCTAATCGTACATACAAAAAAAGTCTTCGTGCATTTCAAGAAGGGTTGGAGGAATCAAAGCATACAAAAAAACAGCCGTATTTATTAGCTAGCTTGTCCTTAGCAGGAGCAGGCATTGCCGCTGCTATTCTTCTGTTTTCAGTTGTAAACTTGCCACAACCTGTTGGTCAATCAGATTCGCCAGTTATGCTAAGTGATGAAGATAATCAGGAGTATCAAGTGCCCGAATCTCTTAGTGACGTTAAAGTCGATTCAGAGATTGTAAATGAATTGATTTATAGAGGTCCATATGTTTTTTCACCTATCCAACCTGAACCAGTTCACAATGAGGAATTTTGGGTTGCCCTTAATCCTGAATGGGGATCCAATGAAGTATCTATCGTAGACGGAACAAAAACGACACTAACAGGACCTGAGTCAGAGGAAATTAACATACTCCTATTTGATGAAAATGCATCAGAAGAACAAATCTCAAAGGAGACGAATCAATTACTTTCTGAGCATCCTTATACATCAGGAACTCAACTGCCAACAGATAAACTTCATAAATATTTAGTTAATGCGCGGATTGTTTTTTCGCATGAGCCTGTTGGATATTCTTTTAATGACCAATCATTTTTTTACTCCTTAAAAAATGATGAAACAAACCGATTCTATGATTTATTTTCTTCAGAACTGTACGGGAAAAGAATTGTCCTATTCGCAGATTTCCCTTTAGAACAATCTGAGAAATGGGCTCAGTCTTATTATTTCATGTCTAATATTTTCCCAAGTGCTTCACCTTATGTATTAGATGAAAGTGAGACAGTTTCAGAAAACGGTCGTCCTTTAACTAAAGATGTTGTGACAAGTATAGAATATAATAACTATCAACAAAAGACTGTTGCTCTATATGAAAACACAGAGTTAAACTTTTCGACCTATGTACCCAAAAATGCCGAAATCGATCGCTTTGAACAGAATGGCTTTACTGAGTGGCGAATCTCAGAAAATCCAGATGACAAAACCTTTTATTCCTTTGGCAAGTTAGATCCAGATTTTGATCTCACACGTTCTCAAGATATTTTAGTAGATACTTATAAAATAGAGCCTGACTCGATAGATGTAATGGATGAAGACGTCATTTCTTTTTATCCGAAAGAAAATTATGATGATGAACCAACAGATCAAGTGTCGGGGTATTTCAGTCTCTACCAATTAAATGATTCTTGGTATTTCATCTATTATCAATTTGATCCCAACTCGGAACAAGAAGCGGGAGGTGTCACTCAAGAAAAGCAAATGCCTCAATATTTCATTGACGAACTAGAGTGGGAATAATGTAAACAATAAAGCTGGGACAGATAATGAAGAATGCTCCTAAATGCGCAGGACCTCTCGTCATTTGGTTATAGTAGTAGGGGTATGAGGGCGATCTCCGCTCCCGTGATGGGGGACACTTCTCGCAGGGAGGGAGGGCGCCCGCCTAATTTGGCTTTGCCAAATCATTTCAACCTTGCCCTTTAGTCCCGCTGGAGTCGGCCTCCCCCATCACGTCCGCTAGGTAGAGCGTTTAAGTACTTACTTACATTATTCCTTAGTAGAAAATCAGGGAATTATTGTACGAATTAGTAGCCGTACTCACTTATTTTGATAAACAAAAAACCGGACCATAATGTGATGTCTCGCATAATGGTCCGGTTTTTCTTATCGTACTAATACATTTCTGCTCAAACTGCTTTCCATCTATCTTCACCTGGATACGGACAGCTTTTGTATGAAAGTTTTGCCCTGAATCCTACAAAGCAGCCACAATGTTTGCAGGTTGTGTTACTGAGCAAGGACGGGCACTGCTCACAGATTGTAAGGCGTTGCTTATAGTGCTCTTCACTTACAAGTTCTGTCTCGTAGGCTAGTTGTTCGTCAACTAGCGTTTGGACGGATGTGTTTCTCCAGTCCTCCTCCAACAAGCAACCCTTACAAGCCATCTCGACAACTCCTTAGTTAATTTTTAGAACAACAACAGACATAGGAGGAATGGTGACTGACACTTTCTCTTCTGAAAAATTGATGCCTTCAAGAGTTGATGGTTTAACAACCTCAGGATTTTCGAAAGTGTTATGCTTATTCATTGAATCAGCAGTCAAGATTGTCCCTGTTGCTTGTGTCGGCGCGTTCTGCCAGCCTCGTAACTCAAGTTCAAAATCAGCTGCTTCTTTTATGCCATAATGGCAAATGGAGAGATGCACTTCTCCTTTTTGGTTTTTAGATGCGCTGATATGCAGGTCTTGATTTTCACTATTTTCTTGAACCTGAATTGAAACGGCATCCTTATGGACCTTATACATATCAAAGACATGATAGGTTGGAGTCAACAGCATTTGATCTCCTTCTGTTAAAACCATTGCCTGCAAAACATTAACGGTCTGTGCGATATTCGCCATTTGCACGCGGTCTGAATGGTTGTGGAAGATATTTAGTGTGACACCTGCTACAAGTGCATCACGAATCGTATTTTGCTGATACAAGAATCCAGGGTTTGTTCCTGGCTCCACATCAAACCACGTTCCCCACTCGTCCACGATTAAAGCGACCTTTTTTTCAGGATCGTATTTATCCATAATCGTACTGTGTTTTGTGACTAACTCTTCCATATACAATGCACGTTCAATGGTCTTATTCCATTCATCTTCAGTAAAGTTAATGGCAGATCCTTTCTCTTGCCAGCTTGGACCTGGGATTGTGTAATGATGTAAGGTTAGCGCATCCATAAAAGGCGTTGCTTCTCTCATTAATACTTCTGTCCAATAATAATTATCACCGTTAGGTCCACACGCAATTTTATAAATGTTATTTTCTCCATAATTGCGGACGTACGTTTGGAACTGACG encodes the following:
- a CDS encoding ABC transporter permease, which produces MLWALIKKDLQHLLKEKSVLILLFIMPMGLITILGFAQSGNSFEPFTIAVVNAETQSEEVNRFLDEAENKGIPRESAEQFATEFNLKDILVEEVFGSTLGSQISIVKSSSLAEALEEKDYAAIIEFPEGYQESIWRSVFLNEGSQEELILHLNEEKSTYAQMVEDIVYSFYEMIRMQSFAAEIDGLYAFQPEVVDHEIIQNQSRLIDIFDYVTVGMACMFVLYTAGLVSRYATDEKRTKVFDRMILSSTPAYIYGLSKWITGTLTAAFQLLIIFLISYFAFDVTWGSLLLFSVITLAVSMTVGGLSVFLTSMNFSFDSYKASSLFSNIIVTIFAFIGGSFVQTDALAPLISKVGEFTPNGTTMTAYFQAFQGGDIKSILPSIAILCSYSLILVALAIILFPKRRG
- a CDS encoding alpha-N-arabinofuranosidase — its product is MNTKAIIHFDGEGALINRNIHGHFAEHLGRCIYEGIWVGEDSEIPNNKGIRNDVLQALKELEIPVLRWPGGCFADEYHWKDGIGPREGRKRMVNTHWGGVVENNHFGTHEFFLLCELIGAEPYVNGNVGSGTVQEMQEWVEYITFDGESPMADLRRKNGQDKSWSLTYFGVGNENWGCGGNMRPEYYADLYRQFQTYVRNYGENNIYKIACGPNGDNYYWTEVLMREATPFMDALTLHHYTIPGPSWQEKGSAINFTEDEWNKTIERALYMEELVTKHSTIMDKYDPEKKVALIVDEWGTWFDVEPGTNPGFLYQQNTIRDALVAGVTLNIFHNHSDRVQMANIAQTVNVLQAMVLTEGDQMLLTPTYHVFDMYKVHKDAVSIQVQENSENQDLHISASKNQKGEVHLSICHYGIKEAADFELELRGWQNAPTQATGTILTADSMNKHNTFENPEVVKPSTLEGINFSEEKVSVTIPPMSVVVLKIN
- a CDS encoding ABC transporter permease; translated protein: MRGILWGLIREAVRNPWALIAMYALTIVFVLLIGQTDMSPSIRIPVYSDELSQTEVDDAIDILNQEKSIEFYSVNQEGVQDILNRQSAEAAVQLQSNRYDLLIARESFAKDIVESTVNSYYEKERFINEAVSAWAGSSSEIREEIGKDAETYPITTSGFSVQDNNNWTYDQSLQAVFGFTLFFVIYTITFSVTSIIEQKQYGVWDRLILSPASKTSIYLGNLIYSFLIGYLQIIIIFILFATVFQFDFQGGLLMSLIVVIPYIFALVSFGVLVSGIITSMRQLDAIIPFVATSFAMLGGAFWPIEIVSSKAILILSQISPITYGMEMLKGATLYNWSAEQYLLPASILFFMGAICMGVGLNLMERRAVN
- a CDS encoding response regulator, producing MASILLVEDQVLVRQGLKMMIETDSNLEVVVEATNGQEAIEAYKNHRIDLVLMDIRMPVMTGLEATKKIREIDANARILILTTFSDDDYALEALKLGAVGYLLKDADSEKLINSIHSAMRGGMSLDEQVAASVVPKLLKSKVENDISIDLTEREISILRLIGEGRSNQEISQALYLTVGTVKNYVSQLLTKLDARDRTQLAIFAIRHQLGLSR
- a CDS encoding ABC transporter ATP-binding protein; translated protein: MLEVVSLSKRYKQLDAVKGVNLFLEKGESVGLLGPNGAGKSTAISMISTLIKPSEGNVFYLGENMIKHPKKLRKAIGLVPQDLALFPQLTAVDNLLFFGKMYAIPSKQLKKRVNELLVEVGLEERKGDKVKTFSGGMKRRLNIAIALIHHPEILIMDEPTVGIDPQSRNFILKMVRRLQKEEQMTILYTSHYMEEVEYVCDRIYIMDRGSMIAAGTKDEVKDILRSEQTIEIKVNKMSQQLEDTLRSHPNISSVSVEHPTYTIVTNRDDMFDEVIVMATEAKVKLIAIQAKPPTLEDVFLHLTGRNLRD
- a CDS encoding sensor histidine kinase; this encodes MKYIFITLVVLFLFSCFEQLDLIYSYEYWFGMGLFAGLATSRPLWRSVSLFYSVLAFVYSGFHFIVLSDSMLTPYFIYSILAVAFSFEDKTSSYIPFYLIGLFLSVHSFYFSETVSLAMLLISYYIILVFALFSIKKLTLSNEQYIQEKQSYLIEYRTLNRQLREQELSTASKERNRIARDLHDSVGHQLTALMMQLQVVEMQLDSMPEQQKLLKQTKDLARNSLQEMRDSVQALQKDSVKGLEAVIHLIRKLEAESHVRIQMVTKPGAMSIVLDDDQSVAVYRFIQEGLTNAMRHAYSREVDVTLEVLGEHSYAMRMSNRLHQPPQGEGFGLRNLRNRFTNLDGRFDSGVHGDHFVIKGVFPIIKRDMEGS
- a CDS encoding DUF6171 family protein, giving the protein MACKGCLLEEDWRNTSVQTLVDEQLAYETELVSEEHYKQRLTICEQCPSLLSNTTCKHCGCFVGFRAKLSYKSCPYPGEDRWKAV
- the treP gene encoding PTS system trehalose-specific EIIBC component, translated to MSDNRKTAKEILEAIGGKENISSATHCVTRLRLVLHDESKVDKETLENIDPVKGSFSANNQFQVILGQGLVDKVYAEFISEAGISESSKEETKEESTKKMNPLQKAVKGLSDIFIPILPAIITAGLLLGLNNVLTNAIFTDQPIIDMYPQWAGLAEIINTIASTAFVFLPALIGWSAVRKFGGSPLLGIVLGLILCHPGLLNANDYAGAVEDGTLPFWNLFGFDIAAMGYQGQVLPVLLASYVLAKIENFMKKITPDSFQLLVVAPVALLITGFLAFILIGPVTFALGNSITGVFVSLFDQFAIVGGAVYGLFYAPLVITGMHHTFLAVDFQLIASQGGTFLWPILVMSNVAQGSAALAMYFILKNQKMKGLSLTSSISAYLGITEPALFGVNLRYRFPFICAIIGASIAGAWVAVNGIVATVGVGGLPGIVSIVGERPDYINFAIGMVIAIVIPVVATIIASRFQKDFQDR
- a CDS encoding RNA polymerase sigma factor encodes the protein MDDNELVARILDGDQLAVQTLHERYAKKLFNYIYSQTNHYHDSEELLQDIFFKAALHLSLFRKQSSFKTWIFKIARNAIIDYYKSAYIRNHFVEFESHNSEQHEAADATAIRHEQVKFIHHAINELPLSYRTVIYLRYIEDFTLKETASVMGKTIYSIKALQKRAQKMLKDDIGVEVLENGQRII